The Desulfonatronum sp. SC1 DNA window TATGACGATCCGGATCGAATCTCGGCCGTCTGGTCGTTGTTCCAGGCTTCATTCGTTCAGGACTGTCACCCCCAGGATTTCTCCCTGCGGGCCAGCGTCAACTTCTCCGCTCCTGACCGGCACTCCCGATTCATTGTTTCCATGTGGGGTCGAACGGACTTCCCCATCCGCTTGGACGTTCAGGCCGGCGTGGGCGCCATGCTGGCCCACTGGCGGGAGGACCGCGGCGGGTGGCTCGGGTACCTTCCAGCGTCCAGGGAGGCCTACGTCGCGGACAATGTTCAGGACGGTGCACGGTCCACGGGGCTGTTCATGCCGGTACGCCTGGACACCCTGGCTCAGATCTTTCTCGGATGTTGGCGGACTCTCGTCCCTTTGGAATATGAGGCCGTCCGTCTGGTCGACGATACGCTGGAATTCCACGTGACCGGGCATTCCACGTCCCTGACTCTGGCCCTGGCCTTCGACGGACGGCCAGTGTCCTTACGCGGTCCGGACCACGGAGGCTGGACCGTGTCCGTGAACCAGTGGGAAAGCGACGCGCCGTCCAGGCCGCGTCGCATCAGCCTGATCCAGGAAGAACAGTCCGCGGTGATCCGCGTCCAGCGCCTGGAAACCGACGTCGAGCCGTGGCGGGGCGAAGACCTGCGACTGGACGTGCCCCCCGGTTCCACCGTATGGACCGTCCCCAATTGAGCTCAACGGATTGAGCCGAACCGCGACCTTTCGGTCGCCTCATGACCCACAAGGAATACAAAAGCAGACCGAAACTGCTCACAATGGAGAGCAACATGACGACCACGACCTCCCCCGACGCCACGAACATTCCGTTGCACCGTTCGTTCTGGCTGGGTCTGAAAGTCCTTGGCAGCGAACTGACTTGGCTGTTCCTGCTTACGCTGCGTAACTGGGAAATCGCGCAGCTGCGCAAGCGGTTGCGCCAGGAGTACCATGCCCTGGGCATGATCGAAGCCGCCGGAGCCGGTTTGGAGTTGGCCAAGAACGATCAGGAATTGAACATCTTCGACGAGAAGGAACTGGCCATCAAGCAGATCGCTTTTCTGCTGGATGAGATCGATTACCTGAAGACGCGGCTGAAGGAAGAGCGAGCCGAATACGTCGGTCGCCGCGTCCGAAAATGGAAATTGTCCACCGATTCATCAACCACATCGACCACTACATGACCCAAACTGAGCAAGGAGAAACATATGTCGTCACCTACGGTCGTCATCGGTTCCGACCATGCTGGATTTGATCTCAAAACCGCCGTCACACGCCATCTGCAAGAAACGGGCTTCGAGATCAAGGACTTGGGAGCACGCTCCAAGGAGTCTTGCGACTACCCTCTCGTAGCCGGCGATGTCTGCCGGGAAGTCCTGACCTCTGGACATCCCGGCATCCTGATCTGCGGCACGGGCATGGGCATGAGCATGGCCGCCAACCGCTTTCCCGGCATCCGCGCGGCCCTGTGCACCAATGAATACCTCGCCCGGATGACCCGAGCGCACAACGACGCCAACGTACTCTGCCTGGGCTCGCGGGTCCTGGGCGACGAGTTGGCCAAAAGCATCGTCGACGTGTTTTTGGCCTCTGACTTTGAAGGTGAGCGCCACCAGCGCCGCATCAAGCAGATCGAAACCCTGAACGCCAATTCATAAGAAAGGATCGCCCCACATGAACACCACCGAACCGAATCAACGCGCCGTCAACGTCATCAAGGGACTGGTCATGGACGCCACCCGCAAGGCCAATTCCGGCCATCCCGGGGGCCCCATGTCATCCGCGGATATGGCTTATGTCCTGTTCCATGAGTTCCTGCGCCACGATCCCCGGGACCCGGCCTGGTTCAACCGGGATCGCTTCGTGCTTTCCGCCGGGCACGAGTCCATGCTGC harbors:
- the rpiB gene encoding ribose 5-phosphate isomerase B yields the protein MSSPTVVIGSDHAGFDLKTAVTRHLQETGFEIKDLGARSKESCDYPLVAGDVCREVLTSGHPGILICGTGMGMSMAANRFPGIRAALCTNEYLARMTRAHNDANVLCLGSRVLGDELAKSIVDVFLASDFEGERHQRRIKQIETLNANS